The proteins below come from a single Cricetulus griseus strain 17A/GY chromosome 6, alternate assembly CriGri-PICRH-1.0, whole genome shotgun sequence genomic window:
- the Znfx1 gene encoding NFX1-type zinc finger-containing protein 1 isoform X3, whose amino-acid sequence MWKKSWDSDMDDRRPHLEARPRNPPPNHRGPVDGEVPPRARNQTSNPAASALRCGTNHLGRHPRASNHPVPFRQREERFRAMGRNPHQGRRNQEGHASEEAGDQRQSQNETRRNDNQEGRNHRPPWSNDNFQQWRSPHQKPAEQPQQTKRLGYKFLESLLQKEPSEVAITLATSIGLKELLSHSSMKPSFLELICQVLRKACSSRIDRQSILHVLGILNNSKFLRVCLPAYVVGMITEPIPDIRNQYPEHISNIISLLQDLVSVFPASSVQETSMLVSLLPASLNALRASGVNIEEETEKNLEKVQTIVEHLQEKRREGTLKVDTYTLVQTEAEGQVESYRAMPIYPTYNEVHLDERPFLRPNIISGKYESTAIYLDTHFRLLREDFVRPLREGILELLQSFEDQGLRKRKFDDIRIYFDARIITPMCSASGIVYKVQFDTKPLKFVRWQNSKRLLYGSLVCMSKDNFETFLFATVSNREHEDLCRGIVQLCFNEKSQQLLADVQPSDSFLMVETTAYFEAYRHVLEGLQEVQEEDVPFQRNIVECDSHVEEPRYLLMGGRYDFTPLMEKPSATGECLRGARVFRRTRINVLDFSQWPSKETLKLDDSQMEALQFALTRELAIIQGPPGTGKTYVGLKIVQALLTNESVWQISAQKFPILVVCYTNHALDQFLEGIYRCQKTSIVRVGGRSNSEILKQFTLRELRNKREFRRNLPMHLRRAYMSIVTEMKESEQELQEGAKTLECTMRGVLREQHLEKYISPQHWHSLVNGPVQQDADWVCVQPSKHSMMLEWLGLGVGTFTQSASPAGPESTAQAEGEEEEEGEEEGSLIEIAEEADLIQADRVIEEEEVVRPRRRKKEESAVDQELAKMLLAMRLDQPGPVTPAGQEQTTEEWETQRNQKKRMKRKMKVELLKLNTMTEAEANAIQDIWQLDLNTRWQLYRLWLQMYQADTRRKILSFERQYRTSAERMAELRLQEDLHILKDAQIVGMTTTGAAKYRQILQQVEPRIVIVEEAAEVLEAHTIATLSKACQHLILIGDHQQLRPSANVYDLAKNFNLEVSLFERLVKVNIPFVRLNHQHRMRPEIARLLTPHIYQDLENHPSVLKYEQIKGVSSNLFFVEHNFPEQDIQEGKSHQNQHEAHFVVELCQYFLCQEYLPSQITILTTYTGQLFCLRKLMPAKTFAGIKVHVVDKYQGEENDIILLSLVRSNPEGKVGFLQIPNRICVALSRAKKGMYCIGNMQMLAKVPLWSKIIHTLRENNQIGPSLRLCCQNHPDTHTLVSKASDFQKVPEGGCSLPCEFRLACGHVCTRACHPYDSSHKEFQCMKPCQKVICPDGHRCPLVCFQECQSCQVKVPKIILRCGHKQMVPCSVPESEFCCQEPCPKVLRCGHKCSHLCGEDCVQLCSEKVTVKLKCGHSQQVKCGNAEDVKYGLSVKCTTKCDTVLDCGHPCPGSCHTCFEGRFHERCQQPCKRLLICSHKCQEPCTGECPPCQRTCQNRCVHSQCKKKCGELCSPCVEPCVWRCQHYQCTKLCSEPCNRPRCYVPCTKLLACGHPCIGLCGEPCPKKCRVCQLDEVTQIFFGFEDEPDARFVQLEDCSHIFEVQALDRYMNEQKDDEVAIRLKVCPICQVPIRKNLRYGTSIKQRLEEIEIVKEKIQGSAGEIAASQEQLKALLKSKTLFLQLRSEEFLMLEEKLAQKNLSVKDLGLVENSISFYDHLANLEGSLEKVHYLERQRVRTRLEQVYEWLAKKRLSFSSQELSDLQSEIQRLTYLVNLLMRCKMAEEKVKGSVAEEVSSIRNILEKTCKFTQEDEQLVQKKMDALKTTLPCSGLGISEEERVQIVTALGVPRGHWFKCPNGHIYVITECGGAMQRGTCPECQEVIGGENHTLERSNQLAPEMDGAQHPAWSDTANNLMNFEEIRRMM is encoded by the exons ATGTGGAAGAAATCCTGGGATTCAGACATGGATGACAGAAGACCACATCTGGAGGCCAGGCCCAGGAATCCCCCTCCCAACCACAGAG GTCCTGTAGATGGAGAAGTACCACCAAGAGCTAGAAATCAAACCAGTAATCCAGCAGCCAGTGCACTCCGCTGCGGAACCAACCATCTTGGAAGACATCCTAGGGCCAGCAACCATCCTGTTCCTTTCcggcagagggaagagagatttAGGGCTATGGGCAGGAACCCACATCAGGGAAGAAGAAACCAGGAAGGGCATGCCAGTGAGGAAGCTGGAGACCAGAGACAAAGCCAGAATGAAACCAGGAGAAATGACAACCAGGAGGGTAGGAACCACAGACCACCATGGTCCAACGATAACTTCCAGCAGTGGCGGAGCCCACACCAGAAGCCAGCAGAGCAGCCACAGCAGACGAAGAGACTGGGCTACAAGTTTCTGGAGAGTCTCCTGCAGAAAGAGCCCTCTGAGGTAGCCATCACACTTGCCACAAGTATAGGGCTCAAGGAGCTGCTTTCTCATTCTTCCATGAAACCCAGCTTCCTTGAGCTGATCTGCCAAGTTCTCCGAAAGGCTTGCAGCTCCAGGATAGACCGTCAGAGCATCCTGCATGTGCTGGGCATCTTGAACAACTCCAAGTTCCTCAGAGTCTGCCTGCCAGCTTATGTAGTGGGAATGATTACTGAGCCCATCCCTGACATTCGAAACCAGTATCCAGAACACATAAGCAATATCATCTCCCTTCTCCAGGACCTCGTCAGCGTCTTCCCCGCCAGCTCTGTGCAGGAAACTTCCATGCTCGTCTCTCTCCTGCCAGCTTCTCTTAATGCTTTAAGAGCCTCTGGGGTTAACatagaagaggagacagagaagaatcTGGAAAAGGTGCAGACCATCGTTGAACATCTGCAGGAAAAGAGGCGAGAGGGCACTTTGAAAGTGGACACCTACACTCTAGTGCAGACAGAGGCCGAAGGCCAGGTTGAGAGCTACAGGGCCATGCCCATCTACCCTACCTACAACGAAGTGCACTTGGATGAGAGGCCGTTCCTTCGCCCCAACATCATTTCTGGGAAATACGAGAGCACCGCTATCTACCTAGACACTCACTTCCGCCTCCTGCGAGAAGATTTTGTCCGGCCCCTTCGAGAAGGCATTTTGGAGCTTCTACAAAGCTTTGAGGACCAGGGTCTGAGGAAGAGGAAGTTTGATGACATCCGAATCTACTTTGATGCCAGGATTATCACCCCCATGTGCTCGGCATCAGGCATAGTGTACAAAGTGCAGTTTGACACAAAACCACTGAAGTTTGTTCGTTGGCAGAATTCCAAGCGACTGCTCTATGGGTCATTAGTGTGCATGTCCAAGGACAACTTTGAGACGTTTCTTTTTGCCACTGTTTCAAACCGGGAGCATGAAGATCTCTGCCGAGGAATTGTCCAGCTGTGTTTCAACGAGAAGAGCCAGCAGCTGCTCGCAGATGTCCAGCCCTCAGACTCTTTCCTCATGGTAGAGACAACAGCCTACTTTGAGGCTTACAGACACGTCCTAGAAGGACTACAGGAGGTCCAGGAAGAAGATGTCCCCTTCCAGAGGAACATTGTGGAGTGTGACTCCCATGTAGAGGAGCCAAGGTATTTGCTAATGGGTGGCAGATATGATTTCACCCCCCTAATGGAGAAGCCCTCAGCCACTGGGGAGTGCCTGAGGGGTGCCAGGGTCTTTCGACGTACTAGAATTAACGTCTTAGACTTCAGCCAGTGGCCCTCAAAAGAGACCCTGAAGTTGGATGACTCCCAGATGGAAGCCTTACAGTTTGCTCTCACAAGGGAGCTGGCTATCATCCAAGGACCTCCTGGAACAG GCAAAACATACGTGGGTCTAAAAATTGTCCAGGCTCTTCTGACCAACGAGTCTGTTTGGCAAATTAGTGCTCAGAAGTTCCCCATCTTGGTCGTCTGTTATACTAATCATGCTTTGGATCAATTTCTAGAAG GCATTTACAGGTGTCAGAAGACCAGCATTGTGCGAGTGGGTGGAAGGAGCAACAGTGAAATCCTGAAGCAGTTCACCCTGAGGGAGCTGAGGAACAAGCGGGAGTTCCGCCGCAACCTCCCCATGCACCTGCGAAGGGCCTACATGAGT ATTGTAACAGAGATGAAGGAGTCAGAGCAAGAACTTCAGGAAGGGGCCAAGACCTTGGAATGCACTATGCGTGGTGTCCTTCGGGAGCAACACCTGGAGAAGTACATCTCTCCGCAGCACTGGCACAGCCTCGTGAATGGACCTGTGCAGCAG GATGCTGACTGGGTCTGTGTCCAGCCCTCAAAGCATTCCATGATGCTTGAATGGCTGGGTCTTGGTGTGGGCACTTTTACCCAGAGTGCTTCTCCAGCAGGACCTGAGAGCACAG CCCaggcagaaggagaagaggaggaggaaggggaagaagagggttCCCTGATCGAGATTGCAGAGGAAGCTGACCTGATTCAAGCAGACCGAGTGATTGAAGAAGAAGAGGTGGTGAGACCCCGgcgaagaaagaaggaagagagtgcAGTGGACCAGGAGTTGGCTAAAATGCTTCTGGCCATGAgactagaccagcctgggcccgTAACTCCAGCTGGACAGGAGCAAACTACAGAAGAGTGGGAG ACTCAGCGCAACcagaaaaagagaatgaagaggaagatgaaggtTGAGCTTCTCAAACTGAACACCATGACTGAGGCTGAGGCCAATGCAATTCAGGACATCTGGCAGCTGGACCTGAATACCCGCTGGCAGCTGTATAG GCTGTGGCTGCAGATGTACCAAGCTGACACTCGCCGGAAGATCCTCAGCTTTGAACGCCAGTACCGCACATCAGCAGAAAGAATGGCTGAGCTAAGACTCCAGGAAGACCTGCACATCCTTAAAGATGCCCAGATTGTGGGCATGACAACCACAG GTGCTGCCAAGTACCGCCAGATCCTTCAGCAGGTGGAGCCTCGTATCGTCATTGTAGAGGAGGCTGCCGAGGTTCTTGAGGCCCACACCATTGCCACGCTAAGCAAAGCTTGCCAGCATCTCATTCTGATTGGGGACCACCAGCAG CTGCGTCCCAGTGCTAACGTGTATGATCTGGCCAAGAACTTTAACCTTGAGGTGTCCCTGTTTGAGCGGCTGGTAAAAGTGAACATCCCCTTTGTCCGTCTGAATCACCAG CACCGCATGCGGCCTGAAATCGCCCGCCTTTTGACCCCCCACATTTACCAGGATCTGGAGAACCATCCCTCTGTTCTCAAGTATGAACAGATTAAG GGGGTCTCCTCCAACCTTTTCTTTGTAGAGCACAACTTTCCtgaacaggatatccaagaaggcAAAAGCCACCAGAACCAGCATGAGGCACACTTTGTGGTGGAGCTGTGCCAGTACTTCCTGTGCCAGGAGTACCTGCCCTCCCAGATCACCATCCTCACCACCTACACTGGGCAGCTCTTCTGCTTGCGCAAACTCATGCCTGCCAAGACATTTGCTGGCATCAAAGTCCACGTGGTGGACAAGTACCAAGGGGAAGAAAATGACATCATCCTCCTCTCGCTAGTTCGGAGCAACCCGGAGGGCAAGGTGGGCTTCCTCCAGATCCCCAACCGCATCTGCGTAGCCTTGTCCCGGGCCAAGAAGGGCATGTACTGCATTGGAAACATGCAGATGCTTGCCAAGGTGCCCTTGTGGAGCAAGATCATCCACACCCTTCGAGAGAACAACCAAATAGGCCCGTCCCTTCGCCTCTGTTGCCAGAACCACCCTGACACCCACACCCTGGTATCCAAAGCTTCCGATTTCCAAAAAGTGCCGGAAGGAGGCTGCAGCCTGCCCTGTGAGTTccggttggcctgtgggcatgtgtgtacacgtgccTGCCACCCCTATGACTCCTCCCACAAAGAGTTCCAGTGCATGAAACCATGCCAGAAAGTCATCTGCCCAGATGGGCACCGGTGCCCACTTGTTTGCTTCCAAGAGTGCCAGTCTTGTCAGGTGAAAGTGCCCAAAATCATTCTTCGGTGTGGTCACAAACAGATGGTCCCTTGTTCAGTGCCAGAGTCAGAGTTTTGCTGCCAGGAGCCTTGCCCCAAGGTCCTAAGATGTGGCCACAAGTGCAGCCACCTGTGTGGTGAGGATTGTGTGCAGCTGTGTTCAGAAAAGGTCACTGTGAAACTTAAGTGTGGGCACAGTCAGCAGGTGAAGTGTGGCAATGCAGAAGATGTAAAATACGGTCTGTCAGTCAAGTGCACTACCAAGTGTGACACCGTCCTAGACTGTGGCCATCCGTGCCCAGGCTCCTGTCACACTTGCTTTGAAGGGCGCTTCCATGAGCGCTGTCAACAGCCCTGCAAGCGCCTGCTCATCTGCTCACACAAGTGCCAGGAGCCCTGCACTGGTGAGTGTCCACCCTGCCAGCGGACATGTCAGAACCGCTGTGTCCACAGCCAGTGCAAGAAGAAGTGTGGGGAGCTGTGCAGCCCCTGTGTGGAGCCCTGTGTCTGGCGCTGCCAGCACTACCAGTGCACCAAACTCTGCTCAGAACCCTGCAACCGGCCCCGGTGCTACGTGCCTTGTACTAAGCTGCTGGCTTGCGGCCACCCTTGCATTGGTCTGTGTGGGGAGCCATGTCCCAAGAAGTGCCGTGTCTGCCAACTGGATGAGGTCACCCAAATCTTTTTTGGCTTTGAGGATGAGCCTGATGCTCGCTTTGTGCAGCTGGAAGACTGTAGCCATATCTTCGAGGTGCAAGCCCTGGACCGCTACATGAATGAGCAGAAGGATGACGAAGTCGCCATCAGGCTGAAGGTCTGCCCCATCTGCCAGGTACCCATCCGCAAAAACCTGAGGTATGGAACCAGCATCAAACAGCGGCTGGAAGAGATAGAAATTGTCAAGGAAAAGATCCAGGGCTCTGCAGGGGAGATTGCAGCCAGCCAGGAACAACTTAAGGCCCTGCTGAAGAGCAAGACTCTCTTCCTCCAGCTGCGCTCTGAAGAATTCCTGATGCTAGAAGAGAAGCTGGCCCAGAAAAACCTGTCAGTGAAGGACCTGGGCCTTGTGGAGAATTCCATTAGCTTCTATGACCACTTGGCCAACTTGGAAGGGTCCCTGGAAAAGGTGCATTACTTAGAACGTCAGAGAGTGAGGACTCGACTTGAACAGGTCTATGAATGGCTGGCCAAGAAGCGTCTGAGCTTCAGCAGCCAGGAATTGAGCGACCTCCAGAGTGAAATCCAGAGGCTCACCTATCTTGTGAACCTCCTGATGCGCTGCAAGATGGCAGAGGAGAAGGTAAAAGGCAGTGTAGCTGAAGAGGTCTCCAGCATCCGGAATATTCTCGAAAAAACATGTAAGTTCACCCAGGAAGACGAACAGCTTGTGCAGAAAAAGATGGATGCTCTGAAAACTACCCTTCCCTGCTCTGGCCTGGGGATCTCAGAAGAAGAACGTGTGCAGATTGTCACCGCCTTGGGTGTTCCTCGTGGCCATTGGTTCAAGTGCCCCAACGGACACATCTATGTGATCACTGAGTGTGGGGGAGCCATGCAGAGAGGCACCTGTCCTGAGTGCCAGGAGGTAATTGGTGGTGAAAATCATACTCTGGAGAGGAGCAACCAGCTGGCCCCCGAGATGGATGGCGCCCAGCACCCCGCGTGGTCAGACACAGCCAACAATCTGATGAACTTCGAGGAGATCCGCAGGATGATGTAA
- the Znfx1 gene encoding NFX1-type zinc finger-containing protein 1 isoform X2 produces MHYAWCPSGATPGEVHLSAALAQPREWTCAAAQAEGEEEEEGEEEGSLIEIAEEADLIQADRVIEEEEVVRPRRRKKEESAVDQELAKMLLAMRLDQPGPVTPAGQEQTTEEWETQRNQKKRMKRKMKVELLKLNTMTEAEANAIQDIWQLDLNTRWQLYRLWLQMYQADTRRKILSFERQYRTSAERMAELRLQEDLHILKDAQIVGMTTTGAAKYRQILQQVEPRIVIVEEAAEVLEAHTIATLSKACQHLILIGDHQQLRPSANVYDLAKNFNLEVSLFERLVKVNIPFVRLNHQHRMRPEIARLLTPHIYQDLENHPSVLKYEQIKGVSSNLFFVEHNFPEQDIQEGKSHQNQHEAHFVVELCQYFLCQEYLPSQITILTTYTGQLFCLRKLMPAKTFAGIKVHVVDKYQGEENDIILLSLVRSNPEGKVGFLQIPNRICVALSRAKKGMYCIGNMQMLAKVPLWSKIIHTLRENNQIGPSLRLCCQNHPDTHTLVSKASDFQKVPEGGCSLPCEFRLACGHVCTRACHPYDSSHKEFQCMKPCQKVICPDGHRCPLVCFQECQSCQVKVPKIILRCGHKQMVPCSVPESEFCCQEPCPKVLRCGHKCSHLCGEDCVQLCSEKVTVKLKCGHSQQVKCGNAEDVKYGLSVKCTTKCDTVLDCGHPCPGSCHTCFEGRFHERCQQPCKRLLICSHKCQEPCTGECPPCQRTCQNRCVHSQCKKKCGELCSPCVEPCVWRCQHYQCTKLCSEPCNRPRCYVPCTKLLACGHPCIGLCGEPCPKKCRVCQLDEVTQIFFGFEDEPDARFVQLEDCSHIFEVQALDRYMNEQKDDEVAIRLKVCPICQVPIRKNLRYGTSIKQRLEEIEIVKEKIQGSAGEIAASQEQLKALLKSKTLFLQLRSEEFLMLEEKLAQKNLSVKDLGLVENSISFYDHLANLEGSLEKVHYLERQRVRTRLEQVYEWLAKKRLSFSSQELSDLQSEIQRLTYLVNLLMRCKMAEEKVKGSVAEEVSSIRNILEKTCKFTQEDEQLVQKKMDALKTTLPCSGLGISEEERVQIVTALGVPRGHWFKCPNGHIYVITECGGAMQRGTCPECQEVIGGENHTLERSNQLAPEMDGAQHPAWSDTANNLMNFEEIRRMM; encoded by the exons ATGCACTATGCGTGGTGTCCTTCGGGAGCAACACCTGGAGAAGTACATCTCTCCGCAGCACTGGCACAGCCTCGTGAATGGACCTGTGCAGCAG CCCaggcagaaggagaagaggaggaggaaggggaagaagagggttCCCTGATCGAGATTGCAGAGGAAGCTGACCTGATTCAAGCAGACCGAGTGATTGAAGAAGAAGAGGTGGTGAGACCCCGgcgaagaaagaaggaagagagtgcAGTGGACCAGGAGTTGGCTAAAATGCTTCTGGCCATGAgactagaccagcctgggcccgTAACTCCAGCTGGACAGGAGCAAACTACAGAAGAGTGGGAG ACTCAGCGCAACcagaaaaagagaatgaagaggaagatgaaggtTGAGCTTCTCAAACTGAACACCATGACTGAGGCTGAGGCCAATGCAATTCAGGACATCTGGCAGCTGGACCTGAATACCCGCTGGCAGCTGTATAG GCTGTGGCTGCAGATGTACCAAGCTGACACTCGCCGGAAGATCCTCAGCTTTGAACGCCAGTACCGCACATCAGCAGAAAGAATGGCTGAGCTAAGACTCCAGGAAGACCTGCACATCCTTAAAGATGCCCAGATTGTGGGCATGACAACCACAG GTGCTGCCAAGTACCGCCAGATCCTTCAGCAGGTGGAGCCTCGTATCGTCATTGTAGAGGAGGCTGCCGAGGTTCTTGAGGCCCACACCATTGCCACGCTAAGCAAAGCTTGCCAGCATCTCATTCTGATTGGGGACCACCAGCAG CTGCGTCCCAGTGCTAACGTGTATGATCTGGCCAAGAACTTTAACCTTGAGGTGTCCCTGTTTGAGCGGCTGGTAAAAGTGAACATCCCCTTTGTCCGTCTGAATCACCAG CACCGCATGCGGCCTGAAATCGCCCGCCTTTTGACCCCCCACATTTACCAGGATCTGGAGAACCATCCCTCTGTTCTCAAGTATGAACAGATTAAG GGGGTCTCCTCCAACCTTTTCTTTGTAGAGCACAACTTTCCtgaacaggatatccaagaaggcAAAAGCCACCAGAACCAGCATGAGGCACACTTTGTGGTGGAGCTGTGCCAGTACTTCCTGTGCCAGGAGTACCTGCCCTCCCAGATCACCATCCTCACCACCTACACTGGGCAGCTCTTCTGCTTGCGCAAACTCATGCCTGCCAAGACATTTGCTGGCATCAAAGTCCACGTGGTGGACAAGTACCAAGGGGAAGAAAATGACATCATCCTCCTCTCGCTAGTTCGGAGCAACCCGGAGGGCAAGGTGGGCTTCCTCCAGATCCCCAACCGCATCTGCGTAGCCTTGTCCCGGGCCAAGAAGGGCATGTACTGCATTGGAAACATGCAGATGCTTGCCAAGGTGCCCTTGTGGAGCAAGATCATCCACACCCTTCGAGAGAACAACCAAATAGGCCCGTCCCTTCGCCTCTGTTGCCAGAACCACCCTGACACCCACACCCTGGTATCCAAAGCTTCCGATTTCCAAAAAGTGCCGGAAGGAGGCTGCAGCCTGCCCTGTGAGTTccggttggcctgtgggcatgtgtgtacacgtgccTGCCACCCCTATGACTCCTCCCACAAAGAGTTCCAGTGCATGAAACCATGCCAGAAAGTCATCTGCCCAGATGGGCACCGGTGCCCACTTGTTTGCTTCCAAGAGTGCCAGTCTTGTCAGGTGAAAGTGCCCAAAATCATTCTTCGGTGTGGTCACAAACAGATGGTCCCTTGTTCAGTGCCAGAGTCAGAGTTTTGCTGCCAGGAGCCTTGCCCCAAGGTCCTAAGATGTGGCCACAAGTGCAGCCACCTGTGTGGTGAGGATTGTGTGCAGCTGTGTTCAGAAAAGGTCACTGTGAAACTTAAGTGTGGGCACAGTCAGCAGGTGAAGTGTGGCAATGCAGAAGATGTAAAATACGGTCTGTCAGTCAAGTGCACTACCAAGTGTGACACCGTCCTAGACTGTGGCCATCCGTGCCCAGGCTCCTGTCACACTTGCTTTGAAGGGCGCTTCCATGAGCGCTGTCAACAGCCCTGCAAGCGCCTGCTCATCTGCTCACACAAGTGCCAGGAGCCCTGCACTGGTGAGTGTCCACCCTGCCAGCGGACATGTCAGAACCGCTGTGTCCACAGCCAGTGCAAGAAGAAGTGTGGGGAGCTGTGCAGCCCCTGTGTGGAGCCCTGTGTCTGGCGCTGCCAGCACTACCAGTGCACCAAACTCTGCTCAGAACCCTGCAACCGGCCCCGGTGCTACGTGCCTTGTACTAAGCTGCTGGCTTGCGGCCACCCTTGCATTGGTCTGTGTGGGGAGCCATGTCCCAAGAAGTGCCGTGTCTGCCAACTGGATGAGGTCACCCAAATCTTTTTTGGCTTTGAGGATGAGCCTGATGCTCGCTTTGTGCAGCTGGAAGACTGTAGCCATATCTTCGAGGTGCAAGCCCTGGACCGCTACATGAATGAGCAGAAGGATGACGAAGTCGCCATCAGGCTGAAGGTCTGCCCCATCTGCCAGGTACCCATCCGCAAAAACCTGAGGTATGGAACCAGCATCAAACAGCGGCTGGAAGAGATAGAAATTGTCAAGGAAAAGATCCAGGGCTCTGCAGGGGAGATTGCAGCCAGCCAGGAACAACTTAAGGCCCTGCTGAAGAGCAAGACTCTCTTCCTCCAGCTGCGCTCTGAAGAATTCCTGATGCTAGAAGAGAAGCTGGCCCAGAAAAACCTGTCAGTGAAGGACCTGGGCCTTGTGGAGAATTCCATTAGCTTCTATGACCACTTGGCCAACTTGGAAGGGTCCCTGGAAAAGGTGCATTACTTAGAACGTCAGAGAGTGAGGACTCGACTTGAACAGGTCTATGAATGGCTGGCCAAGAAGCGTCTGAGCTTCAGCAGCCAGGAATTGAGCGACCTCCAGAGTGAAATCCAGAGGCTCACCTATCTTGTGAACCTCCTGATGCGCTGCAAGATGGCAGAGGAGAAGGTAAAAGGCAGTGTAGCTGAAGAGGTCTCCAGCATCCGGAATATTCTCGAAAAAACATGTAAGTTCACCCAGGAAGACGAACAGCTTGTGCAGAAAAAGATGGATGCTCTGAAAACTACCCTTCCCTGCTCTGGCCTGGGGATCTCAGAAGAAGAACGTGTGCAGATTGTCACCGCCTTGGGTGTTCCTCGTGGCCATTGGTTCAAGTGCCCCAACGGACACATCTATGTGATCACTGAGTGTGGGGGAGCCATGCAGAGAGGCACCTGTCCTGAGTGCCAGGAGGTAATTGGTGGTGAAAATCATACTCTGGAGAGGAGCAACCAGCTGGCCCCCGAGATGGATGGCGCCCAGCACCCCGCGTGGTCAGACACAGCCAACAATCTGATGAACTTCGAGGAGATCCGCAGGATGATGTAA